In Cryptomeria japonica chromosome 5, Sugi_1.0, whole genome shotgun sequence, the genomic window CAAATTCAATGGCTTCTAAACTACCTAATGCTCAAAAAGAAATGGAATTAATACATGCATGGATTAATAATCCTGATACAAATCAAACAGCATTGATCGATTGGCCAGCAATTGGTACATCTCCTATCAATGAGTATGTCACATTAGGATTACTTGATATGGCATTTCCAACATTGTTTCCTGATGGTAGATGTGACTAGTTAGAGCCACGAATGAGGCGAGTGCATTTGCATGAATTTGTGAAACATCTACTGCGGTATAGAGATCATCGATTTGGTCAACATCCAAGATTCAAATATTTTATGATGAACATGATTATGAGACATCGTGCACAAAATTCATCTGCAGTCTTTGTAAAATGAGGTTTTCATGACATGCCAATCACTATCAATGAATTGCGTCAGCATATGGAAAATATGCCACAATCCCATTTGGCAGATAGGTTGATGCGGTTTGGAACATCATTGAGGGGTACAAGGTCATATTGGGCCAAATGTCGTGCAGAATTAACAGACATGCTTCATCAAATAGGCTCCCCTACGATATTCTTCACATTAAGTGCAGCAGATATGTATTGGCCTGATTTGCATGCACTAATGTCAGGAACATCACCAACCACTCCACGAGAAGCTCAAAATTGGAGAAAGCAGAATGTTATCAACTACCCCCATATAGTTGCACATTACATGCACTTAAGACattcaatatttagaaaagaaatccTAGAAAAAGGAATGAATGTTGAAGATTTTTGGTCTAGGTATGAGTGGCAACATAGGGGGTCACCACATGTGCATGGATTCATATGGATGAATGGAGCACCCAATATGGACAATATTGACTGGTCAAATGAAGAGCAACGAAAACATGCAGAAAAATACTTTCATtccattgttcatgcatggaatccTAGAGAAGATCCACATCAACGAAATATACAGGCAAGTCTATGAAAACTTCAACATATATATGGTTTATTGTTTGACATAAAGTATTTTATAGCTTATGATGTAGCTaacatatttgtttttattttaaattgtagGCATTTCAAAATTTTCCTCTACATCCATGTCTAAAAAATACAAGACAACTTGCACAGATAGATATTGATAAGGACTATGAAGAGATCCTTAACTATGTAGAACGACATACATTGTGTAGGGAGGGTGCATGCCTGCGAAAAAAAAGAGGAAAGATGGTTTGTAGGTAaatatttatcaaatcaaatatttATATAAGAATTAAATACTATACAAAAGAAAAGTAACCAAATATTTATGACAAGTCTTGATATTTTTTATAGGTATAATGCTCCTTGGCCTTTGAATCTCAGTGGGTCCAAATTATATGAAGATATAGAAACAGGTGAAAAAAAATTTGAACCTGCAAGAAATGATGATAGGGTGAATTCACATAATCGTCACATATTGCAATTATGGAGAGCAAATATAGATTGGCAACCTGTTCTTTCCAAACATGCAGTAGTCAAATATATTGCCAAGTATGCAGCAAAAGCAGAGAAAAGCTCTGAAACATATCACCAGATGTTGATGCGCCTCTCCAACATGGAAGACCCTAATGATTTAGTTGCTCGAGCATATAGAAGGCTTCTAACTGAAACAATTATTGAAAGGGACATTGGTGCTCAAGAAACATGTCACATGTTGTTAGAACTTCCATTAGTAGAGAGTAGTAGAAGATTTGTTAATCTAAATGTCTCACGTGAGGTGTTCAAACCTGTAACTATaaatgatgaagagaataatgAAGAGCAGACAAAATCTTTCATTGATGGATATAAAACAAGGCCTCTTTGTATGGAAGGTGTCACATTAATTGATGCAGCTAGATCATGGATATATAATCCTAAAAGAAAACGAGACAACAAATGGGAACCAAGGGAAAGAGCAGCAATTGTTAGAGTTTTTCCTAGGTTTGTATCTCTTCCTCCACGTGAGTCAAATAAATGGATTGACTTTTGTTTATCAGAGTTATTACTCTACAAACCATTTCGTGACATAGAAAGGGATATTGGTCATGATGATGACTCTATGATAGCAAATTGGGAGTCATTTACCTACAATCCTTAGCATGTCGAACGAATAACAAGTATTGAAAATGTAGAGGCTAATACTGATTCAGAAATTGAAGAGAATGAACCTATTCAGAGAAATACCACAGAGCATGAATGGGAAATTATATCTAGGCTACATCATGGTCAAAATATACAATTTTCAGAAATAGATATGTTGGGGAGAAGAGACATTGATAGACATACAAATTGGTCTACTGATTATCAAGGTGAAGAGTACACAACTACATCAATCAGTTTCATAACTAACATGAGGGATCATGGATGTCTTATATATGATGATATACCCCAATGCATCAACTACATGACCCTCAGTGATAAGCAAAAAAAGGCAGTTGATATAATTATGACACACTATCAGAGGAGTCAAAATAAAGTGCCATTGTTCATGATAATTCAGGGAACAACAGGTACAGGAAAGTCATATTTAATTGGTGCCATCAGTCAAGCTCTTGAAAATGCTACAATGCCATCTCATTCTCCCCTTCTATTACTCGCACCAACAGGAGTTGCAGCGTTCAATATAGGGGCCTCTACAGTTCATTCCAAATTGAGAATCCCAATACGAGATTTCACTCAACTACAGGGAACAAGACTTGCCATTTTTCAAGAAGAAATGGCGCATATCAagtacattttgattgatgaaatgagcttcattggtcaaAAAAACATAGATTCTCGACTCCGACAAGCATACCCACAAAGTGCACACCTAAGTTTTGCAGGTATGCATTTAATTTTGACTAATGAGGAAAAATAAATTTCAATaacaatattatatatttttaaaataattattttgaaatatctttcaggTATATCTATGATTTTGGTAGGAGATTTGGGTCAATTGCCTCCGGTTAATGATAGACCTGCATATGCCAGTAATAGATGGGCAAAGCTACTATGGGAGGAATTCAAAATTGTGGTTACTTTAGATAAAATATTCAGACAAGATGGAGAAAATATTCAGCAACAAAGATTTcgtcaacttttgacaaatctaagagatgcaaaccCTCAAATTGATGATTGGAAGCTACTAATGATGAGAACCCCTACTAACATAGATGTTGCaagtaattttgaatttgaaaatactGTCCATTTGTTCTCCACAAATGACAATGTTCATAGTCCtaataaaaaaatgttatattcattGAGGCATCCCGTTGCACGAAGTGTTGCAACAAAAGCAAGAAGTGTTAATATAGCAGAAGATTTCTCAACTCGTGAACTTGATCTAGAGTTATTGATCAGTAAGAATTCAAGGGTCATGCTAACTTCAAACCTTTGGATACAAGCAGGTCTTGTAAATGGAGCTTTGGGATATGTTCAAAAGATTGTCTACAAGCCAGGAAGTGCTCCACCTGACCCACCGACATATGTGATGGTTGAATTTGATAATTACTCAGGATTACCATTTGAAGATCATCATCCAAATACAATTCCAATAACACCAATACAAAAGGGCAGAACACTTCAGCTACCATTGAGATTGGCATGGGCATTGACTATACATAAATCTCAAGGATTGACTCTTCCAAAAGTAACTATCGATATAGGACCAAGAGAAAGAATTGGATTGACATTTGTTGCAGTATCTCGTGTAAAATCTCTAGAGGGTTTGAGAATAATGCCACCATTTACATATGATCGTTATGAGAAAATGAAAAAGGGTAGACAACTTGCGAAGCGCAAGGCTGAGGAAAATAGGCTCAAACTTTTggaagataattgatgtaatatattttttgttgaatttttttttattttctttgacacCTCTGTTCTTTATTGCCACTATAATTATTTCTAATATTTAATATATCATATATGCTTTCACAATGTCTACTCAATAATTATAAATGATAAGAAATATTACATGAATTCAATCAATGAAAGGttttttgtttccatacaaatctCTAGAGGGCTTTAAAATAATATTACCATTcattatgagaaaataaaaaagggtagacaactttccaaaaataaggctaaataaaataaactcaaatttgtaggagattaaatttgtgtatatatttttttgatcaAATTTGCTTCCATGGCTCTAATACTTGTGTTATGTCTGCCCACAACAAATAATTGTTAACATTTTATACAC contains:
- the LOC131876107 gene encoding uncharacterized protein LOC131876107, with the protein product MTLSDKQKKAVDIIMTHYQRSQNKVPLFMIIQGTTGTGKSYLIGAISQALENATMPSHSPLLLLAPTGVAAFNIGASTVHSKLRIPIRDFTQLQGTRLAIFQEEMAHIKYILIDEMSFIGQKNIDSRLRQAYPQSAHLSFAGISMILVGDLGQLPPVNDRPAYASNRWAKLLWEEFKIVVTLDKIFRQDGENIQQQRFRQLLTNLRDANPQIDDWKLLMMRTPTNIDVASNFEFENTVHLFSTNDNVHSPNKKMLYSLRHPVARSVATKARSVNIAEDFSTRELDLELLISKNSRVMLTSNLWIQAGLVNGALGYVQKIVYKPGSAPPDPPTYVMVEFDNYSGLPFEDHHPNTIPITPIQKGRTLQLPLRLAWALTIHKSQGLTLPKVTIDIGPRERIGLTFVAVSRVKSLEGLRIMPPFTYDRYEKMKKGRQLAKRKAEENRLKLLEDN